From one Humulus lupulus chromosome 8, drHumLupu1.1, whole genome shotgun sequence genomic stretch:
- the LOC133795089 gene encoding protein FAR1-RELATED SEQUENCE 5-like — protein sequence MEDHMQANCNVIGELIKSKYMSIKRVHTPHDIINDMLDDFGVSMGYQKAWRAREKALELARGNQDDSYQKLPIYLHMLKVSNPGTITHLVTDNTDHFKYMYLAFANSIKGWKHCRPVIVIDGTYLKTSFGGTLFTASTMDANNNIFPLAFGIGNSENDSSWLWFFTKLKETYGEREGMAIISDRHKSIENAIDHVYPKAFHGACIFHLLNNIKVNFGVHGEDLNLNFVKAAKAYRVQSFEHYMHEIDKIDTRIRPYLQKLDIQLGLDAMLQQEDIQ from the exons ATGGAAGACCACATGCAGGCTAATTGCAATGTCATTGGGGaactaataaaatcaaaatacatGTCAATAAAGAGAGTACACACACCACATGACATAATCAACGACATGCTAGATGATTTTGGTGTTTCAATGGGGTACCAAAAAGCCTGGAGAGCAAGAGAAAAAGCTTTAGAATTGGCAAGGGGAAACCAAGATGATTCATACCAAAAACTTCCCATCTACCTTCACATGCTAAAAGTAtcgaacccaggtacaattacacACCTGGTTACAGACAATACAGATCACTTCAAATATATGTACCTAGCATTTGCAAATTCCATCAAAGGATGGAAACACTGTAGGCCAGTCATTGTGATAGATGGAACTTACTTGAAGACATCATTTGGGGGaactttattcactgcttcaacaaTGGATGCTAACAACAACATATTCCCATTAGCCTTTGGAATTGGAAACTCTGAAAATGATTCATCATGGTTATGGTTTTTCACAAAGCTAAAGGAGACATATGGAGAAAGAGAAG GTATGGCAATCATTTcagacaggcataaaagcatagAAAATGCTATAGACCATGTATACCCAAAAGCTTTCCATGGAGCATGCATATTCCACCTGTTAAACAACATCAAAGTCAATTTTGGTGTCCATGGGGAGGACCTAAACCTAAACTTTGTCAAAGCAGCAAAGGCATACAGGGTACAATCATTTGAGCATTACATGCATGAAATAGACAAGATTGACACACGCATAAGACCGTATTTACAAAAATTGGATATTCAACTTGGTCTAGATGCCATGCTCCAACAAGAAGATATACAATGA